Proteins encoded in a region of the Deefgea piscis genome:
- the hflX gene encoding GTPase HflX, producing the protein MFERHQGGDEAILVCLDFGEADFADSQEEFIELVKSAGVHPLAVIQGKRQRPDPAYFCGSGKADEIAEAVLAHDAGLVIFNHQLSPGQERNLESKVKCRVLDRTTLILDIFAQRARTSEGKLQVELAQLAHIQTRLIRGWTHLERQKGGVGLRGPGETQLETDRRLIGIRVKRLKDQLLIVQKQRATQRKRRDRSGQFTVSIVGYTNAGKSTLFNALTKAKLYAADQLFATLDTTSRKLYIDADHSVVISDTVGFIRDLPHTLVAAFRATLEETIEADVLLHVVDINHSMRDLQISEVNKVLTEIGAEHIPQLMVFNKIDQRDLAAEVERDEYGSIRSVKLSALRGEGLNLLREALVEAMNQTVKEDK; encoded by the coding sequence ATGTTTGAACGCCATCAGGGCGGTGATGAAGCAATTTTGGTTTGTCTGGATTTTGGCGAAGCTGATTTTGCCGACAGTCAAGAAGAATTCATCGAGTTAGTGAAGTCCGCTGGAGTTCATCCACTGGCGGTTATTCAAGGTAAGCGTCAGCGGCCTGACCCAGCTTATTTTTGTGGTAGTGGTAAAGCGGATGAAATTGCTGAGGCGGTTTTAGCGCATGATGCAGGGTTGGTGATTTTTAATCATCAATTATCCCCAGGCCAAGAGCGAAATCTTGAAAGTAAAGTCAAGTGTCGAGTGCTCGATCGTACCACCTTGATTTTGGATATTTTTGCGCAGCGTGCCCGAACCTCTGAAGGTAAGCTCCAAGTTGAGTTGGCCCAGCTGGCGCACATTCAAACGCGATTAATTCGTGGCTGGACTCATCTGGAACGCCAAAAGGGTGGGGTGGGTTTGCGTGGGCCGGGTGAAACGCAGCTCGAAACTGACCGGCGCTTAATTGGGATTCGAGTTAAGCGCTTGAAAGATCAGTTGCTGATTGTGCAAAAGCAGCGCGCGACACAAAGAAAGCGACGAGATCGATCTGGGCAGTTCACCGTTTCAATTGTTGGTTATACCAATGCTGGAAAATCAACGCTATTTAATGCATTAACCAAAGCAAAGCTCTACGCAGCAGATCAACTTTTTGCGACGCTAGATACTACCAGCCGCAAGTTATACATCGATGCTGATCATTCGGTGGTGATTTCCGATACTGTTGGTTTTATTCGCGATTTGCCTCACACCTTGGTAGCGGCATTTCGTGCAACTTTAGAAGAAACGATTGAAGCGGATGTGTTATTGCACGTGGTTGATATCAATCATTCAATGCGTGATTTGCAAATTAGTGAAGTCAATAAAGTATTAACTGAAATTGGTGCGGAACATATACCGCAGTTGATGGTCTTTAATAAGATTGATCAGCGTGATTTGGCTGCCGAAGTTGAACGTGACGAATATGGTAGTATTCGCAGCGTTAAATTAAGCGCCTTGCGTGGCGAAGGATTAAATCTTTTGCGCGAAGCACTGGTTGAAGCGATGAATCAAACCGTTAAGGAAGATAAATGA
- the hfq gene encoding RNA chaperone Hfq, which translates to MSAKGQMLQDPFLNILRKEHVPVSIYLVNGIKLQGQIESFDQYVVLLRNTVTQMVYKHAISTVVPSRAVNVPHDNPAAASAES; encoded by the coding sequence ATGAGTGCTAAGGGACAAATGCTGCAAGATCCGTTTTTAAATATCTTGCGTAAAGAACACGTGCCCGTTTCAATCTACTTGGTCAATGGCATTAAATTGCAAGGGCAAATTGAATCATTTGATCAGTACGTTGTATTGCTTCGCAATACGGTGACTCAGATGGTTTATAAGCATGCTATTTCAACGGTTGTTCCTTCTCGCGCGGTGAATGTACCGCATGATAATCCTGCCGCAGCCAGTGCAGAAAGCTAA
- the der gene encoding ribosome biogenesis GTPase Der, translating to MKPTIALVGRPNVGKSTLFNRLTKTRDALVADQPGLTRDRHYGHGKVGEKPYLVIDTGGFEPVIDEGIMFEMAKQTLQAIDEADAIVFIVDGRNGLTPQDKMIANRLRQGDRPVWVAVNKIEGMNSAVMTAEFHEFGLGDPVAISASHGEGVRHLINEILEGFPDPEPEEEQTHPKFAIVGRPNVGKSTLVNAILGEERVIAFDAPGTTRDSVAIDFERNGSNYTVIDTAGVRRRGKVTDMIEKFSVIKTMQAIEDCNVVILVLDATQDVSDQDGKIAGFVLESGRALVVAINKWDSANLEQREIIKRDMARKLAFLDFAKYHYISALQGSGVGDLFGSINQAYDAAMIKIPTPKLTRALQLAMERQQPPLAGKIRPKMRYAHQGGSNPPVVIIHGNALEAVHASYWRYLEHFFIKTFKLQGTPLRVQFKKTDNPFEGKEAPNRGRRGPQSAKNALKKR from the coding sequence TTGAAACCAACTATTGCCCTCGTCGGGCGCCCCAATGTGGGCAAATCAACACTATTTAATCGTTTAACCAAAACCCGTGATGCTTTGGTGGCCGATCAGCCAGGCCTGACGCGTGATCGTCACTATGGTCATGGTAAAGTTGGAGAGAAACCTTACTTGGTGATCGATACTGGTGGATTTGAGCCGGTTATTGATGAAGGTATTATGTTTGAAATGGCCAAGCAAACTTTGCAAGCCATTGATGAAGCCGATGCCATTGTTTTTATTGTTGACGGTCGTAATGGCTTAACACCACAAGACAAAATGATTGCCAATCGTTTGCGTCAAGGTGATCGCCCTGTTTGGGTGGCGGTCAATAAAATTGAAGGCATGAATAGTGCGGTGATGACCGCCGAGTTTCATGAGTTCGGTTTAGGTGACCCGGTTGCGATTTCAGCCTCGCATGGCGAGGGTGTTCGTCACCTGATTAATGAAATCTTGGAAGGATTCCCAGATCCTGAGCCAGAAGAAGAACAAACACACCCTAAATTTGCCATCGTGGGTCGTCCAAACGTGGGCAAGTCAACCTTGGTGAACGCCATTCTTGGTGAAGAGCGCGTAATTGCTTTTGATGCGCCAGGTACAACTCGTGATTCAGTTGCTATTGATTTTGAACGAAATGGCTCCAACTATACGGTAATTGATACTGCCGGTGTGCGTCGCCGCGGTAAGGTGACCGATATGATCGAAAAGTTTTCGGTCATTAAAACCATGCAAGCGATTGAAGATTGCAATGTGGTGATTTTAGTTTTGGATGCAACGCAAGATGTATCGGATCAAGACGGTAAGATTGCTGGCTTTGTTTTAGAGTCAGGTCGTGCTTTGGTCGTCGCCATTAATAAATGGGACTCGGCCAATTTAGAGCAGCGTGAAATTATTAAACGCGATATGGCGCGCAAGCTCGCCTTCCTCGATTTTGCGAAGTATCACTATATTTCGGCTTTGCAAGGTAGTGGTGTTGGTGATTTGTTTGGTTCAATTAATCAAGCCTATGATGCGGCGATGATTAAGATTCCTACGCCAAAACTAACACGTGCATTGCAGTTGGCAATGGAGCGTCAACAACCGCCATTGGCCGGTAAGATTCGTCCAAAAATGCGTTATGCTCACCAAGGTGGTAGTAATCCACCGGTTGTGATTATTCACGGTAACGCTTTGGAAGCAGTTCATGCATCATATTGGCGTTATTTAGAGCATTTCTTTATTAAAACCTTTAAATTGCAAGGTACGCCTTTGCGGGTGCAGTTTAAAAAGACTGATAATCCATTTGAAGGCAAAGAAGCGCCAAATCGTGGACGTCGTGGTCCACAAAGTGCAAAAAATGCACTAAAAAAGCGCTAA
- the bamB gene encoding outer membrane protein assembly factor BamB, which yields MKCLRPLLLLSVFSISACSTTSNAPEPAKLPVVTTTANIKIDWKSAVGGKTEYRFQPAFNGELIAAVGGDNELALFERANGKKRWQIKIAQPVAGGVGISGGVIAVGSSNGDVLTYDLNGQPIWSAKVTSEVISAPVVSDDLVIVRSGDGKVSAFSADKGELKWIYQRPQPALLLRNYAPPVVADGVVYVGQAAGRLTAISIADGRVLWEAPVALPRGASELERVTDIVAPPVVRGDMVCAVAFQGRVACLGAKQGNLLWTREISSWTGLAIDSQNVYVTDAKGQINAFERTTGRSIWRQDLLANRLISAPAILAGNILVGDLDGYIHVVNPEDGRFVGQLPTDGGRIYLAPQSDSSQAIVQTGKGSIYLLSTQ from the coding sequence ATGAAATGCCTTCGTCCATTATTGCTACTCAGCGTCTTTAGCATTAGTGCTTGTAGTACTACGAGTAATGCGCCTGAACCCGCCAAATTGCCTGTTGTTACGACAACAGCAAATATCAAGATTGATTGGAAATCCGCTGTCGGCGGGAAAACAGAATATCGTTTTCAGCCCGCTTTTAATGGTGAATTGATTGCTGCTGTCGGTGGCGATAATGAATTGGCGTTGTTTGAGCGCGCGAATGGCAAAAAACGTTGGCAAATTAAAATTGCGCAACCCGTTGCTGGCGGTGTCGGTATATCGGGTGGTGTGATTGCGGTTGGTAGCAGTAATGGCGATGTGTTGACGTATGATTTAAATGGTCAACCGATTTGGTCGGCTAAAGTCACGAGTGAGGTGATTTCTGCCCCTGTTGTGAGTGATGACTTGGTCATTGTGCGCTCTGGCGATGGCAAAGTGAGTGCTTTTTCTGCGGATAAAGGCGAATTAAAATGGATTTATCAGCGTCCACAACCGGCTTTATTGTTACGTAATTATGCGCCGCCCGTGGTTGCTGACGGCGTGGTGTATGTGGGGCAGGCTGCCGGACGTTTGACCGCAATTTCGATCGCAGATGGTCGTGTACTCTGGGAAGCACCAGTTGCTTTGCCGCGTGGCGCGAGTGAGCTCGAGCGAGTGACTGATATTGTTGCACCGCCAGTGGTGCGTGGCGATATGGTTTGTGCCGTGGCTTTCCAAGGGCGTGTTGCTTGTTTAGGCGCTAAGCAAGGCAATTTGCTATGGACGCGGGAAATTTCCAGCTGGACGGGCTTAGCGATTGATAGTCAAAACGTGTATGTTACCGACGCCAAGGGGCAAATTAATGCCTTTGAACGCACAACAGGTCGCAGTATTTGGCGCCAAGATTTATTAGCTAACCGTTTAATTTCTGCGCCAGCGATTTTGGCTGGCAATATCTTAGTCGGTGATTTAGATGGTTATATCCATGTTGTAAACCCAGAAGATGGTCGCTTTGTTGGGCAATTGCCTACCGATGGTGGCCGCATTTATTTAGCACCGCAATCTGATAGTTCGCAAGCGATTGTTCAGACCGGAAAAGGCAGTATTTATCTGCTCAGCACTCAGTAA
- a CDS encoding YfgM family protein — protein MAAFDLQEQEQIATMKDWWQNWGKWLALGLAAFLISFSAWKGWQGWQKQQIAKAAEVYAQIENNLTDDGKFKAGVLLLKNDYSKTPYAPRAALIAAKLDYLKGDAAASRAELTWVIDHSQEAALRDTARLRLASILAEEKKYSEALALLKTPEEEGFSPLYAELRGDIFQMQGQIAPAADAYRQAIAKLPKDAPNLKLVEIKLDVLGDK, from the coding sequence ATGGCCGCATTTGATTTACAAGAACAAGAACAAATCGCCACCATGAAAGACTGGTGGCAAAACTGGGGTAAATGGTTGGCGCTAGGGCTTGCAGCATTTTTGATTTCGTTTTCGGCTTGGAAAGGCTGGCAAGGATGGCAAAAGCAGCAAATTGCTAAGGCCGCTGAAGTGTATGCGCAAATTGAAAACAATTTGACTGACGATGGCAAATTTAAAGCGGGTGTTTTGTTATTGAAAAATGATTACAGCAAAACACCGTATGCGCCACGCGCGGCTTTAATTGCCGCTAAATTGGATTATCTAAAAGGCGATGCAGCGGCTTCACGCGCTGAATTAACTTGGGTGATTGATCATAGTCAGGAAGCGGCATTGCGCGATACAGCGCGCTTGCGATTGGCCAGTATTTTGGCCGAAGAGAAAAAATATTCAGAAGCTTTGGCGCTATTGAAAACGCCAGAAGAAGAGGGCTTTTCTCCGCTTTATGCTGAGCTACGCGGTGATATTTTCCAAATGCAAGGTCAAATTGCCCCTGCCGCTGATGCGTATCGCCAAGCCATTGCCAAGCTGCCAAAAGACGCACCGAATTTGAAATTAGTAGAAATTAAATTGGATGTATTGGGAGATAAGTAA
- the hisS gene encoding histidine--tRNA ligase, translated as MAQTIQGIRGMNDVLPQESSRWQFFEQVTREWLAAYGYSQIRMPIVESTHLFIRGVGEHTDIVEKEMYAFEDSLNGEKLTLRPEGTAGCVRACIEHGLLYNQTQRLWYTGPMFRHERPQKGRYRQFHQMGIEAFGFSTPDVDAEVIVMLADLWPRLGLSGMSLELNSLGDIEERAAHRAKLIQYLEGYIDILDEDSKRRLYTNPLRVLDTKNPDLQEMAENAPQLIDFLGEASKTHFETVKALLDDAGIAYTLNPRLVRGLDYYNRTVFEWTTTQLGAQSTVAAGGRYDGLVEQLGGKPCPAVGFAIGIERLMLLLEINEVAIPAQLPDAYVVHQGEAAARNAFTVARQLRAAGLNVIYHGGSGSFKSQFKKADQSGARFAVVIGEGEVASQTVNLKTLIGEQQGKQEIVPQDQLAQVIRSI; from the coding sequence ATGGCTCAAACCATCCAAGGTATTCGCGGCATGAATGATGTGCTGCCGCAAGAATCAAGTCGCTGGCAGTTTTTTGAACAAGTTACACGTGAATGGCTAGCCGCCTATGGCTATAGCCAGATTCGGATGCCGATTGTTGAATCAACGCATTTGTTTATTCGCGGTGTTGGTGAACATACCGATATCGTTGAAAAAGAAATGTACGCCTTTGAAGACAGCCTTAACGGTGAAAAACTGACGCTGCGCCCAGAAGGGACGGCGGGTTGTGTGCGAGCCTGCATTGAGCATGGCTTACTTTACAATCAAACCCAACGTCTGTGGTACACCGGCCCAATGTTCCGCCATGAACGTCCGCAAAAGGGGCGCTATCGTCAGTTTCATCAAATGGGCATTGAGGCATTTGGTTTTTCAACGCCCGATGTCGATGCCGAAGTGATTGTGATGCTGGCCGATTTATGGCCACGCCTTGGTTTGAGCGGAATGAGTTTAGAGCTTAATTCTTTGGGCGATATTGAAGAGCGCGCAGCACATCGCGCCAAGTTGATTCAATATTTGGAAGGGTATATCGATATCCTCGATGAAGATAGCAAGCGCCGGCTCTATACCAACCCATTGCGTGTTTTGGATACCAAAAATCCAGACTTGCAAGAAATGGCTGAAAACGCGCCGCAACTGATCGACTTTTTGGGTGAAGCATCTAAAACACACTTTGAAACGGTCAAAGCGTTGCTCGATGATGCAGGGATTGCCTATACCCTAAATCCACGCTTAGTGCGTGGCCTTGATTATTACAATCGAACTGTTTTTGAATGGACGACCACACAATTGGGCGCGCAAAGTACTGTGGCAGCCGGTGGTCGTTATGATGGTTTGGTTGAGCAATTAGGCGGTAAGCCTTGCCCAGCGGTTGGTTTTGCGATCGGTATTGAGCGCTTAATGTTGCTATTGGAAATCAACGAAGTTGCGATTCCTGCTCAATTGCCAGATGCTTACGTGGTGCACCAAGGCGAAGCCGCGGCTCGCAATGCATTTACTGTGGCGCGTCAATTGCGCGCAGCAGGCTTGAATGTCATTTATCATGGCGGCAGTGGGAGTTTTAAATCGCAATTTAAAAAAGCCGATCAATCAGGGGCACGTTTTGCCGTGGTGATTGGTGAGGGTGAAGTGGCGTCACAGACCGTTAATTTAAAAACACTGATCGGCGAGCAGCAAGGCAAACAAGAAATCGTGCCGCAAGATCAGTTGGCACAAGTGATTCGCAGTATTTAA
- the ispG gene encoding flavodoxin-dependent (E)-4-hydroxy-3-methylbut-2-enyl-diphosphate synthase — translation MSSLITRRKTRQVQVGHVWVGSDHPVVVQSMTNTDTADAEGTARQIFELWRAGSEVVRITVNSPEAAAQVANIKTKLENWGCKVPLVGDFHYNGDRLLRDYPDCAQALAKYRINPGNVGKGSKRDEKFASMIEKAIEYKKAVRIGVNWGSLDQSIAARMMDENSKRSKPLSADAVMREALIVSALESAEQAVKWGLSPDQILLSCKVSHVQDLIAVYRDLGARCDYPLHLGLTEAGMGSKGIVASSAALAILMQEGIGDTIRISLTPEPNGDRTKEVIVAQELLQTMGLRSFTPLVTACPGCGRTTSTVFQELAQDIQSFLREKMPVWRKDYPGVEEMKVAVMGCVVNGPGESKLADIGISLPGTGEVPVCPVYIDGEKDVTLKGEHVAVEFQAIVERYVMTHYAVGGSKRREQAAKIIPLTSI, via the coding sequence ATGTCGAGCCTGATTACACGTCGTAAAACCCGTCAAGTTCAAGTCGGCCATGTTTGGGTCGGTAGTGATCATCCTGTCGTCGTGCAGTCGATGACCAATACTGATACGGCCGATGCTGAAGGCACGGCAAGACAGATTTTTGAATTGTGGCGCGCCGGTTCTGAGGTGGTACGTATCACCGTGAATAGCCCAGAAGCCGCAGCTCAAGTTGCCAATATTAAAACCAAGTTAGAGAACTGGGGTTGTAAAGTTCCGTTGGTTGGCGACTTTCATTACAATGGCGATCGCTTATTGCGTGATTACCCAGACTGCGCACAGGCCTTGGCGAAGTACCGGATTAATCCGGGTAATGTCGGTAAAGGCAGTAAACGCGACGAAAAATTTGCGTCGATGATTGAAAAAGCCATCGAGTATAAAAAAGCGGTGCGCATTGGCGTGAACTGGGGATCGCTTGATCAAAGCATTGCTGCGCGGATGATGGACGAAAATAGCAAGCGCTCTAAACCACTCAGTGCGGATGCAGTGATGCGCGAAGCGTTGATTGTGTCTGCGCTCGAATCCGCTGAGCAAGCAGTGAAGTGGGGCTTATCACCCGATCAAATTTTACTGTCGTGCAAAGTGTCCCATGTGCAAGATTTGATCGCGGTATACCGCGATTTGGGTGCGCGCTGTGATTACCCATTGCATTTGGGTTTGACTGAAGCGGGCATGGGTAGCAAAGGGATTGTGGCATCGAGTGCTGCGTTGGCGATTTTGATGCAAGAAGGCATTGGTGACACGATTCGGATTTCGTTGACGCCAGAACCCAATGGCGATCGCACGAAAGAAGTGATTGTGGCACAAGAGTTATTGCAAACCATGGGTTTGCGTAGTTTTACGCCATTGGTTACGGCTTGCCCTGGTTGTGGTCGTACCACGTCGACGGTGTTTCAAGAGTTGGCACAAGACATTCAAAGCTTTTTGCGTGAAAAAATGCCGGTGTGGCGTAAAGACTATCCGGGTGTAGAAGAAATGAAAGTCGCGGTCATGGGCTGTGTGGTCAATGGTCCGGGTGAATCAAAGCTGGCTGATATTGGGATTAGTTTGCCGGGTACCGGTGAAGTGCCAGTGTGTCCGGTGTATATCGATGGCGAAAAAGACGTCACGCTCAAGGGTGAGCATGTGGCTGTGGAGTTTCAGGCCATTGTTGAGCGCTATGTGATGACGCATTACGCTGTGGGTGGTTCAAAACGGCGTGAACAAGCAGCAAAAATTATTCCATTAACTTCAATTTGA
- a CDS encoding RodZ domain-containing protein: MTDQFESSSTASLLPAGRQLRNAREALELSPEQVANQLKLAVRQVLAIEQEAFDELPSNLFIRGFVRNYARLVHLDPEPLLEYLAQVLPVEQVSTTLLDAPLETNGTIPFKSKRRRQPSAIVLMGVLGLALGVGGVFWYLQQPAHPELALPEMESQPIVDVDPASAVQEEVIVASAASAIAPASAPQAALPVASAPQVQKTVTVPASAASAVAEAHSIKITSQTDSWVQIVDANGNKVLSEIIRPGYERVVAGVPPYRVKVGNAPKTQLYFNGQNVDLSAYLKPGSDVVNMELK; this comes from the coding sequence ATGACTGATCAGTTTGAATCTTCATCGACCGCAAGCTTGTTGCCTGCAGGTCGACAATTACGCAATGCACGAGAAGCTTTAGAATTAAGTCCAGAGCAAGTTGCTAATCAATTAAAACTTGCGGTACGCCAAGTGCTGGCGATTGAGCAAGAAGCCTTTGATGAATTGCCAAGCAATTTATTTATCCGAGGTTTTGTGCGTAATTATGCGCGGCTGGTGCATTTAGATCCTGAGCCTTTGCTGGAATATTTGGCGCAGGTGTTGCCTGTAGAGCAAGTGTCGACCACCTTGCTTGATGCGCCTTTGGAAACAAATGGCACGATTCCATTTAAAAGTAAGCGTCGGCGTCAACCATCAGCAATTGTATTGATGGGCGTATTGGGCTTGGCTTTGGGGGTAGGGGGCGTATTTTGGTATTTGCAGCAACCGGCCCATCCTGAGCTGGCTTTGCCAGAGATGGAAAGCCAACCGATTGTTGATGTGGATCCGGCATCTGCAGTACAAGAAGAAGTTATTGTCGCCAGTGCCGCCAGTGCAATTGCGCCAGCGAGCGCACCACAAGCCGCCTTGCCGGTTGCTAGTGCACCACAGGTTCAAAAAACCGTTACGGTTCCCGCTAGTGCAGCATCGGCAGTGGCTGAAGCGCATTCAATTAAAATCACCTCGCAGACCGATAGCTGGGTGCAAATTGTGGATGCCAATGGCAATAAAGTGTTGTCCGAGATTATTCGTCCGGGTTACGAGCGCGTGGTGGCCGGTGTGCCGCCTTATCGCGTGAAGGTCGGTAACGCCCCAAAAACCCAATTGTATTTTAATGGTCAAAATGTGGATTTGAGTGCTTATCTCAAGCCCGGTTCTGATGTGGTTAATATGGAATTGAAATAA